The following coding sequences lie in one Enterococcus sp. 9E7_DIV0242 genomic window:
- a CDS encoding DUF7006 family protein: MAFSWELELTNIYAGEIDHTLRKYYEKLQEQAIELVEKINADNFSKSLSILQGIDEKCQLLFFFLEHTEDLWFETSVEVIDCIEGEYKRSYLEKLPFPTEYGKNSLLYMIR; the protein is encoded by the coding sequence ATGGCTTTTTCATGGGAACTTGAATTGACAAACATTTATGCAGGGGAGATCGACCATACACTACGGAAATATTATGAAAAGCTACAGGAACAAGCAATAGAGCTAGTAGAAAAAATTAACGCAGATAATTTTTCAAAAAGCCTTTCAATCCTTCAGGGAATCGATGAAAAATGCCAATTACTGTTTTTCTTTTTAGAGCATACAGAGGATTTGTGGTTCGAAACCAGTGTAGAGGTAATCGATTGTATAGAAGGCGAATATAAACGATCCTACTTGGAGAAGCTTCCGTTTCCAACAGAGTATGGAAAAAATTCACTGCTTTATATGATACGTTAG
- a CDS encoding PIN domain-containing protein has product MHYLIDYENISERHLTKLQEITSKDYITIFYTRDAKISLDALASIGTSNIVFFKVVAGKNALDFQLSSYLGYLIAKNENEKQQKYIIVSEDHGFDCLINFWKKRDVKITINRKSTVIANELDEKLSKQFSKIYKEHSTEIIRILHMKKLCDIHNKLSIAFGESGKQIYKTAKPYLRSN; this is encoded by the coding sequence ATGCATTATTTAATTGACTATGAAAATATTTCAGAAAGACATCTGACTAAGCTTCAAGAAATAACATCAAAGGATTACATTACCATCTTTTATACAAGAGATGCGAAAATCAGCTTGGATGCACTGGCATCAATAGGAACGTCAAATATAGTTTTCTTCAAGGTAGTTGCCGGAAAAAATGCATTGGATTTTCAATTAAGTAGTTACTTAGGTTATTTAATCGCAAAAAATGAAAATGAGAAACAACAAAAGTATATTATTGTTAGCGAAGATCACGGTTTTGATTGTCTTATAAACTTTTGGAAAAAAAGAGATGTAAAGATAACAATTAATAGAAAATCTACTGTGATAGCTAATGAATTGGATGAGAAACTAAGCAAACAGTTTTCGAAAATATATAAGGAACATTCAACTGAAATAATTCGAATTCTTCATATGAAAAAGCTGTGTGATATTCATAATAAGTTGTCTATAGCTTTTGGGGAATCTGGAAAGCAAATCTATAAAACAGCTAAACCATATTTGAGAAGCAACTAA
- a CDS encoding pectate lyase-like adhesive domain-containing protein, producing the protein MKKSHKRFIQPKFLAVVGSSVFALGLLVFLIINFLGDLGKNTYILSSDYDEEKSHYFVNIDIDQPKEETILFQSTDAMSVSMETLEDFQSDEVELEAVSDEETGVQLKIKPTNKKVRVALPVPILETGKQTFQVVRNGKVVKKHTITISENDGEELKEAASVSKKKSRLVPADSKAQLVDLTARTNVEQFLLLDDGQAGTAIVSNYQELIAAVNNTAISRIEFSANIVATSTKLANITRNLTIDGKGFGLTTTASTAFTLGDTKKVDCTFELVNLSVNYSAKKDGFISASSSSVSLYWSVKLENIEGSYEQIGTAGSYFLAVPRGNVEIQGYFWWYSHKTVPSLSSSKGVICAANVHITNGADVVITAAHAIIRLLPGTSSVETSLTVDQGSKVKLSSELRQAVWANTEGDNNVIVFSVVDEGTELVATSKGTFYGSDGGVITLQGSAKDGRDSKTEVLRGAKVSAYAQASSSEAAKENPKTTSAFVNQVKDGIFNLDGEGSILNLEADGEAHNYCATLRFRLVGAQTFSVTNKAEMNVIKHSGAAAAVRLYGKNNSFIAKSGGKVNIIKEGTNRAQNGGDTGGQQAIQFTVDSGGVSYFEVEDASSTIYAKSDNGPAIEALSGNFQFTIGKDSTFRMEGTTYAENRGVVHAGASRIDIQVDEPIFYDFRNNRVNGGQVFSTGSSGTNQIFASKKVSLSVWKKKNGVDLDANPDVFWSKIGYELTGRNFGTIAYSEFPNQFNSTNYEGADKYTRMTGNNYRAVVDELRVPTNADKHIYGHVTVPYSDDSSETRDAWEEEVWVQIQVLAADGTEKETTIVPTKGKNDTLPGVAIYGEEARGGIFDWELSSFLSAGDQVRVTAAYRGGSDDATSSQNIHSLPEDIQVETVVVQDVTPPLTLASDAGKVTDTTKQLTGTVDLWDERDQRMVDKLFIFAKKDNQFLTDSSGNLLYKEITSVSEAASESSTSKKKWVFDLSEYLLVGETIEIFAKDIAEIEGIIGDVPETYTTAPNGIFGNINPSALSYDSYTGYHDAVGEDRFTPSLYFEVTAAAPSTPEITIEVPEGFDRNEDDVPILTEGNQLLYEITVKSGDNRDSGRDPVKNLKVTVTLSDQLQYDSFDRLLNNASVDSYSYNAAEKTIDVYLKSELKPGNIASFSLSAIVKEDSQAITTTATVVGDSTLEEPFIVGPPNDAHNHKKLSATDDVLVVPGVKKETGESVYLSVVNQRLKVFYSNVTEFTVYMDGKKYKSYTVPLKKTTDSKQLDIPIDDIRNKISVKYNDGSGDKWVYWNNDWDFVTDQE; encoded by the coding sequence ATGAAAAAGTCTCATAAGCGTTTTATTCAGCCAAAATTTCTTGCTGTTGTAGGCAGCAGCGTGTTTGCACTGGGGTTGCTGGTTTTTCTTATTATAAATTTTTTGGGTGATCTGGGGAAAAATACATATATTCTCTCAAGTGACTATGATGAAGAGAAAAGTCATTATTTTGTGAACATCGACATTGATCAACCAAAAGAGGAAACCATTCTTTTTCAATCAACCGATGCCATGTCGGTATCAATGGAAACACTGGAAGATTTTCAATCGGATGAGGTCGAACTTGAGGCAGTCTCGGATGAAGAAACCGGCGTACAACTTAAAATCAAACCGACTAATAAAAAAGTTCGAGTAGCACTTCCTGTTCCGATTTTAGAAACTGGAAAGCAGACCTTTCAAGTGGTTCGAAATGGAAAGGTAGTTAAAAAGCATACTATTACTATTTCAGAAAACGATGGAGAAGAGTTGAAAGAAGCTGCATCTGTTTCAAAGAAAAAAAGTCGATTGGTACCTGCTGACAGCAAAGCGCAGCTTGTTGACTTGACAGCAAGAACGAATGTGGAGCAATTTCTCTTGTTGGATGATGGTCAAGCAGGAACAGCTATTGTAAGCAACTATCAGGAGCTGATTGCAGCGGTTAATAATACTGCGATTTCGCGAATTGAGTTTTCAGCGAATATTGTTGCAACCAGTACTAAATTGGCGAATATAACAAGAAATCTGACCATTGATGGAAAAGGCTTTGGGTTAACGACAACAGCAAGTACAGCTTTTACTCTGGGCGATACAAAAAAAGTGGATTGTACCTTTGAACTAGTCAACCTTTCTGTCAATTATTCCGCGAAAAAGGATGGGTTTATCTCTGCTTCGAGTTCCTCAGTTTCACTCTATTGGTCCGTTAAACTCGAGAATATTGAGGGTTCCTATGAACAGATAGGGACAGCAGGCTCGTATTTTCTTGCTGTTCCTCGTGGTAATGTTGAAATTCAGGGCTATTTTTGGTGGTACAGCCATAAAACGGTTCCAAGCTTAAGTAGTTCGAAAGGTGTTATTTGTGCAGCCAATGTTCATATCACGAATGGGGCAGATGTCGTGATTACCGCTGCACACGCCATCATCCGTTTACTACCAGGGACTTCATCTGTTGAGACATCGTTGACGGTAGACCAGGGATCGAAGGTCAAGCTTTCCAGTGAACTGCGGCAAGCTGTTTGGGCAAACACAGAAGGGGACAACAATGTAATCGTCTTTTCTGTTGTTGATGAAGGAACGGAGCTGGTTGCGACATCTAAAGGAACTTTTTATGGTTCTGATGGTGGTGTGATCACTTTACAAGGAAGTGCGAAAGATGGCAGAGATTCCAAAACAGAGGTGTTGAGAGGGGCGAAAGTGAGTGCCTATGCGCAAGCATCTAGCTCTGAAGCGGCAAAGGAAAATCCTAAAACGACCTCTGCTTTTGTCAATCAAGTGAAAGATGGGATTTTCAATTTGGATGGTGAAGGTAGTATTTTGAATCTGGAGGCAGATGGAGAAGCGCACAATTATTGTGCTACCCTACGTTTTCGATTAGTAGGTGCGCAAACCTTTTCTGTCACAAATAAGGCAGAGATGAATGTCATCAAACATTCAGGAGCTGCAGCAGCCGTAAGGCTTTACGGAAAAAACAATAGTTTTATCGCTAAATCAGGCGGTAAAGTAAATATTATCAAAGAAGGAACAAATCGTGCACAAAACGGTGGAGATACTGGTGGACAACAAGCCATTCAGTTTACTGTTGATAGTGGTGGTGTATCTTATTTTGAAGTAGAGGATGCAAGTAGTACGATCTACGCAAAATCTGATAATGGTCCGGCGATTGAAGCATTGAGTGGTAATTTTCAATTTACGATCGGAAAAGATTCAACTTTTCGTATGGAAGGAACGACCTATGCTGAGAATCGAGGAGTTGTTCATGCGGGCGCTTCGAGGATAGATATCCAAGTTGATGAGCCGATTTTTTACGATTTCAGGAATAATCGTGTGAATGGTGGTCAGGTCTTCTCTACAGGAAGCTCTGGAACAAATCAGATTTTTGCTTCAAAAAAAGTAAGTCTTTCTGTTTGGAAAAAGAAGAATGGTGTTGACTTAGATGCTAATCCGGATGTTTTTTGGAGTAAAATCGGCTATGAACTGACTGGAAGGAATTTTGGTACGATTGCCTATTCTGAATTTCCGAATCAATTCAATTCAACCAATTATGAGGGGGCAGACAAATACACGCGAATGACCGGGAATAATTATCGAGCAGTTGTTGATGAACTGAGAGTCCCGACCAACGCAGATAAGCATATTTATGGACATGTGACTGTTCCTTACTCGGACGATAGTAGTGAGACTCGGGATGCTTGGGAAGAAGAGGTCTGGGTTCAGATTCAAGTCTTAGCTGCAGATGGTACGGAAAAAGAAACGACGATTGTACCGACAAAAGGGAAAAATGACACCCTACCTGGTGTGGCTATTTATGGCGAAGAAGCAAGAGGGGGGATCTTTGATTGGGAGCTCAGTAGCTTTTTAAGCGCGGGCGATCAGGTTCGCGTGACAGCTGCTTATCGAGGTGGCTCAGATGATGCTACCTCTAGTCAGAATATCCATAGCCTTCCTGAAGATATTCAAGTTGAGACTGTGGTGGTGCAAGATGTCACACCACCTCTAACTCTGGCATCTGATGCAGGGAAAGTAACAGACACGACAAAACAACTGACTGGAACCGTCGATTTATGGGATGAACGAGATCAGAGAATGGTCGATAAATTATTTATTTTTGCGAAGAAGGACAATCAATTTTTGACGGATTCTTCTGGAAATTTACTGTATAAGGAAATCACTTCAGTCAGTGAGGCAGCGTCAGAATCGTCCACTTCAAAAAAGAAATGGGTCTTTGATTTATCTGAGTATCTTCTTGTTGGAGAAACTATTGAGATTTTTGCGAAGGACATAGCAGAAATTGAAGGGATCATAGGTGATGTACCGGAAACCTACACAACTGCACCGAATGGAATTTTTGGGAATATCAACCCATCTGCCCTCAGTTATGACAGCTATACGGGGTATCACGATGCTGTTGGAGAGGATCGTTTTACACCCTCTTTATATTTTGAAGTCACAGCTGCAGCACCTTCTACACCTGAAATTACCATAGAGGTTCCGGAAGGCTTTGATCGTAATGAAGATGATGTACCAATTCTAACCGAGGGAAATCAGTTACTTTACGAGATAACAGTTAAAAGTGGAGACAACAGAGATTCTGGCAGAGATCCTGTGAAAAATTTGAAAGTAACCGTAACACTGTCGGATCAGCTTCAATATGATAGCTTTGATAGGTTGCTGAATAACGCATCGGTCGATTCTTATAGCTACAATGCCGCAGAAAAAACGATTGACGTTTATTTGAAATCAGAGTTGAAGCCTGGGAATATCGCCTCCTTTAGTTTAAGTGCCATTGTTAAGGAGGATAGTCAAGCGATCACGACAACCGCAACTGTAGTGGGCGATTCAACTTTGGAGGAACCATTTATCGTTGGACCCCCAAATGATGCGCATAATCATAAAAAATTATCAGCGACAGACGATGTACTTGTTGTACCGGGAGTGAAAAAAGAAACGGGTGAATCCGTTTATCTATCAGTTGTAAATCAGCGCCTTAAGGTCTTTTACTCCAATGTTACTGAATTTACTGTTTACATGGATGGAAAAAAATATAAATCCTATACGGTTCCGTTGAAAAAAACAACGGATTCAAAACAACTAGATATCCCTATTGACGACATTAGAAATAAAATATCTGTGAAATATAATGACGGTAGTGGAGATAAATGGGTCTATTGGAACAATGATTGGGACTTTGTAACGGATCAGGAGTGA
- a CDS encoding DUF1697 domain-containing protein — protein MRKYVALLRGINVGGKNKVAMPILKRAFEENGFSDVVTYINSGNVAFSSESHAIDELITICEAIMTDTFMLDIPVAVVPIDDLTETLTHAPDWWGDTNKEIIHYAIFLIPPIRAEEVFAAVGEIKPEYEKIAHHKNIIFWSAPRKTFTKTRWSKIASSSVNNHVTIRTANTINKLLLLANK, from the coding sequence ATGAGAAAATATGTTGCACTTTTACGTGGGATTAACGTTGGCGGTAAAAATAAAGTAGCAATGCCGATACTGAAGCGTGCCTTTGAAGAAAATGGGTTTAGTGATGTTGTTACTTATATCAATAGTGGAAATGTAGCTTTCTCAAGTGAAAGTCATGCTATAGATGAGTTGATCACGATTTGTGAAGCGATCATGACAGATACTTTTATGCTGGATATTCCTGTTGCCGTTGTACCTATAGACGATTTGACAGAGACGTTGACTCATGCCCCAGATTGGTGGGGAGATACGAATAAGGAAATCATTCATTATGCCATTTTTTTGATTCCGCCGATTCGAGCAGAAGAAGTGTTTGCGGCTGTTGGTGAAATAAAACCAGAGTATGAAAAGATTGCTCATCATAAGAATATTATTTTTTGGTCAGCGCCTCGGAAGACATTTACCAAAACCAGATGGTCAAAAATTGCCAGTTCTTCGGTAAATAATCATGTGACGATTCGAACAGCGAATACGATAAACAAGCTGCTTTTATTAGCGAATAAATGA
- the pilM gene encoding type IV pilus biogenesis protein PilM, whose amino-acid sequence MFGKKKHTPIGIDIQKNVLRYCTVKNGQFVFGEKVVNGSIFKDGKVRNPEEFIHTLQQVAAEVHMRNPEFIISVMNGKLLIRQIPLGNLKNEKEIREFLYFELGDSIALPFENPIFDLLILEQQSKKKLPKKRSKQQPEKKDRRAVKIQRNRFAVNGKVPVVITSEPILEEIGYLIQRSGGQLIGVDCSSLAYTRVLQKRINWAQNFLLVELDSGTATITIFEQLVPVYVQYEEYNQVNWRYIEKDQSVKTEFNPSVELEELEKLGMTIHNVIRYFETEISPGKELVQIYVVGGHPMLSEEVVEIIQATNDLPVKDLQSPLRLANQKRLPERFLLSAGLSMKEV is encoded by the coding sequence ATGTTTGGAAAGAAAAAGCATACGCCAATCGGCATTGATATACAAAAGAATGTTTTAAGGTATTGTACAGTAAAAAATGGTCAATTTGTTTTTGGCGAAAAAGTGGTTAATGGTTCTATTTTCAAGGATGGGAAAGTAAGAAATCCCGAAGAATTTATTCATACGCTGCAGCAAGTGGCTGCAGAAGTACATATGAGAAACCCGGAATTTATCATTTCTGTGATGAACGGCAAGCTATTGATTCGACAGATTCCTTTAGGCAATTTAAAAAATGAAAAAGAAATTCGGGAATTCTTGTATTTTGAGTTGGGCGATTCGATTGCGCTTCCATTTGAAAACCCTATTTTTGATTTGTTGATCCTAGAACAGCAAAGCAAAAAGAAATTGCCGAAGAAGCGAAGCAAACAGCAGCCGGAAAAGAAAGACAGACGTGCGGTGAAAATTCAGCGGAACCGATTTGCAGTCAATGGAAAAGTTCCCGTAGTTATCACTTCAGAACCCATTTTGGAGGAAATAGGTTATCTGATTCAACGAAGTGGAGGACAGCTGATTGGTGTAGACTGCAGCTCTTTAGCCTATACACGTGTGTTGCAAAAACGGATCAACTGGGCACAAAACTTTTTATTAGTAGAGTTAGATTCTGGTACAGCAACCATTACGATTTTTGAACAATTGGTACCTGTCTATGTGCAATATGAAGAATATAATCAAGTGAACTGGCGGTATATCGAAAAAGATCAGAGTGTAAAAACAGAATTCAACCCATCTGTCGAGCTAGAAGAGCTGGAAAAGCTAGGGATGACGATCCATAATGTCATTCGCTACTTTGAAACGGAAATATCTCCGGGAAAAGAACTGGTACAGATTTATGTCGTGGGTGGTCACCCGATGCTTTCGGAAGAAGTGGTTGAGATCATTCAGGCAACCAACGACTTACCGGTAAAAGACTTGCAGTCCCCACTACGATTAGCCAATCAGAAACGTTTGCCGGAACGCTTTTTGTTATCTGCGGGTCTGTCGATGAAAGAGGTTTGA
- a CDS encoding YbhB/YbcL family Raf kinase inhibitor-like protein, with amino-acid sequence MVRSKKENLIIKSSAFVDTGTMPLEYTGYGSDQSPPLTLQNISSDARSIAIIMEDLDIPMIKAFPHWLIWNIPVMSDIPENIPSGKIVDSLHGAIQGIAYGKHEYRGPKPPKIIKNSHRYRFNVYILDAMLDLSSDAKKKKLLDAMVGHILQESSITGIFKNQ; translated from the coding sequence ATGGTGCGTTCAAAAAAAGAAAATCTGATAATCAAAAGCAGTGCTTTTGTAGATACTGGAACGATGCCTTTGGAGTACACTGGCTACGGAAGTGATCAGTCACCACCATTAACGTTGCAAAATATTTCTAGCGACGCTCGATCCATTGCGATTATTATGGAAGATTTAGATATTCCGATGATTAAGGCCTTTCCTCATTGGCTGATTTGGAATATTCCTGTTATGTCTGACATTCCTGAGAACATCCCTTCTGGAAAAATCGTTGATTCTCTTCATGGCGCGATTCAAGGCATTGCTTATGGCAAGCACGAGTATCGTGGACCGAAACCACCCAAAATCATAAAAAATAGCCATCGCTATCGTTTCAATGTTTATATTTTGGATGCCATGCTTGATTTGAGTAGCGATGCCAAGAAGAAAAAGCTTCTGGATGCTATGGTTGGTCATATACTTCAGGAAAGTAGTATCACGGGCATTTTTAAAAATCAATAA